Proteins from a genomic interval of Acetobacterium woodii DSM 1030:
- the acsV gene encoding corrinoid activation/regeneration protein AcsV, whose translation MNKVRFKIKGKRAVELVARDDENLLEAARRAGVMIDSPCSGNATCGKCKVKIESGHVKTEKNRHISEDEAAQGIVLACNSTIIDDIEVDVPDLASSFVNEMQITDLSNNENKNIKYVRKKMIREGMTNASRLWSEIIQLPCPTIEDSSADEERLKLYFKHNLGYEDIAISLNVIKKLPDVFRKNDFLIEVVYLKRREIAEILDVKPANGEKTVLYGIALDIGTTSVSACLVDMNSNEILTKASMGNAQVKYGADVINRIVYSEKPGGLENLRRAIVDESINGLIEKMVKTVGITKEDIYEVCAAGNTTMNHLLLGVNPDYLRREPFIPAINDIPEMKCADLGIHVNPEGKIYLAPSVASYVGGDITAGLFAVPVWMREDFTMLVDLGTNGEIVFGNKDFLMTCACSAGPAFEGGEISCGTRAVPGAIEQVTINDGDLRPFYKTIGLESPVGICGSGIIDLICEMKRTGIIDGKGRIDRSLNHPRIKFDEYGIGQYYLYSKELDNGSKDVYITEIDIDSFIKAKGAVFSAIYTLMESLDMSIDILQNVYVAGGIGTNLDIENAIALGMLPDIPVDKYYYIGNSSMQGCYLALTLTEGKDKIREISQNMTYMELSVYPSYMDEFISACFIPHTNMNLFPSLKQ comes from the coding sequence ATGAATAAGGTACGATTCAAAATAAAAGGGAAACGGGCAGTTGAATTAGTTGCCAGAGATGATGAGAATTTACTGGAAGCGGCCAGACGAGCAGGTGTGATGATCGATTCGCCGTGTAGCGGAAATGCTACTTGTGGCAAATGTAAAGTAAAGATTGAATCTGGCCATGTTAAAACAGAAAAAAACAGACATATTTCTGAAGATGAAGCAGCGCAAGGGATTGTTCTGGCATGTAATTCAACAATTATCGATGATATTGAGGTAGACGTCCCCGATTTAGCATCTTCTTTTGTAAACGAAATGCAAATCACTGATCTATCAAACAATGAAAATAAGAATATTAAATACGTTCGTAAGAAAATGATTAGAGAAGGCATGACTAATGCCAGTCGGCTTTGGTCAGAAATTATTCAGTTGCCTTGTCCCACGATTGAAGATAGCAGTGCGGATGAAGAACGGTTAAAGCTTTATTTTAAACACAATCTTGGTTATGAAGATATCGCTATCAGTTTAAATGTGATCAAAAAGTTGCCTGATGTGTTTCGAAAAAATGACTTTTTAATTGAAGTTGTTTATTTAAAACGCCGAGAAATAGCCGAAATATTGGATGTTAAACCGGCTAACGGTGAAAAAACGGTTTTATATGGAATTGCCCTGGATATCGGAACAACTTCGGTTTCAGCTTGTTTGGTTGACATGAATTCCAATGAAATTTTAACCAAAGCCTCGATGGGGAATGCTCAGGTTAAATATGGCGCTGATGTGATTAACCGGATTGTTTATTCCGAAAAACCAGGAGGACTGGAAAATCTTCGTCGAGCGATTGTTGATGAAAGTATCAACGGTCTAATTGAAAAAATGGTAAAAACGGTCGGAATCACCAAAGAAGACATCTACGAAGTTTGTGCGGCGGGAAACACCACCATGAACCATCTTTTACTGGGTGTGAATCCGGATTATTTACGAAGAGAGCCTTTTATTCCGGCGATTAATGATATTCCGGAAATGAAATGCGCCGATTTAGGAATTCATGTTAATCCCGAAGGTAAAATTTATTTAGCGCCATCAGTGGCCAGCTATGTCGGTGGCGATATCACCGCCGGTTTATTTGCCGTACCGGTTTGGATGCGAGAAGACTTTACGATGTTGGTGGATCTGGGCACCAATGGCGAAATTGTTTTTGGAAATAAAGATTTTTTAATGACATGTGCCTGTTCAGCCGGTCCGGCCTTTGAAGGCGGCGAAATCAGTTGTGGAACCCGGGCAGTACCGGGAGCCATTGAACAGGTCACGATTAATGATGGTGATCTAAGACCGTTTTATAAGACGATTGGATTGGAAAGTCCGGTGGGAATCTGTGGTTCCGGTATTATCGATTTAATTTGTGAAATGAAGCGGACGGGTATTATTGATGGCAAAGGTCGGATTGATCGTAGCTTGAATCATCCGCGGATTAAATTTGATGAGTATGGAATCGGACAGTATTACTTATATTCAAAAGAGTTGGACAATGGATCTAAGGATGTATATATCACAGAAATTGACATCGATAGTTTTATTAAAGCAAAAGGGGCCGTTTTTTCAGCCATTTATACATTAATGGAGAGCTTGGATATGTCCATCGACATTTTGCAAAATGTTTATGTAGCTGGTGGGATCGGAACCAATTTGGATATTGAAAATGCCATTGCCTTGGGAATGTTACCAGACATACCGGTGGATAAATATTATTATATTGGCAATAGCTCCATGCAGGGATGTTACCTGGCCTTAACCCTCACTGAGGGAAAGGATAAAATTCGTGAAATTTCCCAAAATATGACTTATATGGAATTAAGCGTTTATCCAAGTTATATGGATGAATTTATATCCGCTTGCTTTATTCCACATACAAACATGAATTTGTTCCCTTCTCTGAAACAATAA
- a CDS encoding DUF3786 domain-containing protein: MENTLRDETAIEEKRKDKIPYEHYKGLLKNYDAETISQNSTCPFNAETSSFVVTVMGTDYRVAYPQGDVTDMAGEDFDNYKLKTMILRYLINAKGVKTTGENIAYRDVSGGNVYFACFEGRCLKRFAFTFNYNIEGLKKAMTILNAEPQKPGDLSWRFEVINNMFMTVILWLGDDEFPPEAQILFDANFPSAFSAEDMAVMGDIFIPALKELSKK; this comes from the coding sequence ATGGAAAATACATTACGGGATGAAACCGCGATTGAAGAAAAAAGAAAAGATAAAATACCCTACGAACATTATAAAGGTTTGTTAAAAAATTACGATGCTGAAACAATATCGCAAAATAGCACCTGTCCATTTAATGCCGAGACCAGTTCGTTTGTTGTCACCGTTATGGGGACTGATTATCGAGTTGCTTATCCGCAAGGTGATGTAACCGACATGGCAGGCGAAGATTTTGATAACTATAAACTTAAAACCATGATTTTACGCTATCTCATTAACGCCAAAGGGGTCAAAACAACGGGCGAAAATATTGCTTATCGTGATGTTTCCGGCGGAAATGTCTATTTTGCCTGTTTTGAGGGGCGCTGCTTGAAGCGTTTTGCATTTACCTTTAATTACAACATTGAAGGTTTGAAAAAAGCCATGACAATACTTAATGCCGAACCGCAAAAACCGGGTGATTTGTCCTGGCGTTTTGAAGTCATTAACAACATGTTTATGACCGTCATTTTATGGCTTGGTGATGATGAATTTCCACCAGAAGCACAGATTTTATTTGACGCTAATTTTCCCAGTGCCTTTAGTGCCGAAGATATGGCAGTAATGGGGGATATTTTTATCCCGGCATTAAAAGAGCTGAGCAAAAAATGA
- a CDS encoding DUF3786 domain-containing protein translates to MMKQSKIPNIDPHFSESSYVVNREQFKNYDPAAMSKNAQCSYDPKSGKFEVMVLNEIYFVDYPSGIVLDAKGEEFDNYSVKIFILRYLMNANAQASTEEWVSFKEFPDGPLYYSNFHARCLQVFAQIGNQKPEALKDYMTALHAQSLKKGDLAWRFTVTPGLELIWILWFGDDEFEAEGQILFDKKITNVFNIKDLAILGDVLMISLKTFTVSLDSEKK, encoded by the coding sequence ATGATGAAACAATCAAAAATACCAAATATCGATCCTCACTTTTCGGAAAGTAGTTATGTTGTCAATCGCGAGCAGTTTAAGAATTATGATCCGGCGGCGATGAGCAAAAATGCCCAATGTAGTTATGATCCGAAAAGTGGAAAATTTGAAGTGATGGTTTTAAACGAAATTTATTTTGTTGACTATCCCAGTGGTATTGTACTTGATGCTAAGGGTGAAGAATTTGATAATTATTCGGTTAAGATATTTATTCTCAGATATTTAATGAATGCAAATGCCCAAGCGAGTACGGAAGAATGGGTTAGTTTTAAAGAATTTCCGGATGGCCCACTATATTATTCGAATTTTCATGCGCGTTGTCTTCAAGTTTTTGCCCAAATTGGTAATCAAAAGCCCGAGGCCTTAAAAGATTATATGACCGCGCTTCATGCGCAGTCGCTAAAAAAAGGCGATCTGGCCTGGCGGTTTACGGTAACGCCGGGTTTGGAATTGATTTGGATTTTATGGTTTGGCGACGATGAGTTTGAAGCGGAAGGTCAAATTCTGTTTGATAAAAAAATAACGAATGTTTTTAATATTAAGGATTTAGCAATTTTAGGGGATGTTTTGATGATTTCCCTGAAAACCTTTACTGTCTCTTTAGACTCTGAAAAAAAATAG
- the acsD gene encoding acetyl-CoA decarbonylase/synthase complex subunit delta, whose product MYFEINILKKGNRLGGNKKMPYKKAEQKFSGKINTCEIGAGDAAITIGGENSLPFLGSEGFKTAVGIAITDSPEDWAECFGTIYGDDLNNPAAFAKAAIEKSGADFLLLKLASADPNGANNAVENCVATAVAVEAAVNVPLVIEGCKNAEKDAKLLEEVAKALEGKNVVLFSAVEDNYKTIGAAGGMAYGQKVSAESAVDINLAKQLNILLTQLGVKSKDIVMDVGSAAVGYGFEYVASTMDRIRLAGLGQNDESLQMPIVTDISNDAWGVKEAVFTEAEAPEWGNLEARGIGMEVSTAAACVVGGSNAIIVRHPESVKTIQGLVSGIIG is encoded by the coding sequence ATGTACTTTGAAATAAATATTTTGAAAAAAGGTAACAGGTTAGGAGGAAACAAAAAAATGCCATACAAAAAAGCAGAACAAAAATTTAGTGGCAAGATCAACACATGTGAGATAGGTGCTGGAGATGCAGCTATCACCATCGGTGGAGAAAACTCATTACCATTTTTAGGCAGTGAAGGATTTAAAACTGCAGTTGGTATTGCAATCACAGATTCCCCAGAAGATTGGGCAGAGTGCTTTGGAACAATTTACGGTGACGATCTTAACAATCCAGCCGCATTTGCAAAAGCAGCAATTGAAAAATCAGGTGCTGATTTCTTGCTGTTAAAATTAGCAAGTGCAGATCCAAATGGAGCTAACAATGCTGTCGAAAACTGTGTTGCAACTGCTGTTGCAGTAGAAGCTGCCGTTAACGTGCCTTTAGTGATTGAAGGATGTAAAAACGCTGAAAAAGATGCTAAGTTACTAGAAGAAGTAGCAAAAGCTCTTGAAGGAAAAAATGTTGTTTTATTCTCAGCTGTTGAAGACAATTACAAAACAATTGGTGCAGCTGGTGGAATGGCTTATGGACAAAAAGTATCCGCAGAATCAGCAGTTGATATTAACCTTGCCAAACAATTAAACATCTTATTAACGCAATTAGGCGTTAAGAGTAAAGATATTGTTATGGATGTTGGTTCAGCCGCTGTTGGTTACGGTTTTGAATATGTTGCTTCAACCATGGATCGTATTCGTTTAGCTGGCCTAGGTCAAAACGACGAAAGTTTACAGATGCCAATAGTAACAGATATTTCAAATGACGCCTGGGGTGTAAAAGAAGCTGTATTTACAGAAGCAGAAGCACCGGAATGGGGAAATTTAGAAGCTCGTGGTATTGGTATGGAAGTTTCTACAGCAGCAGCTTGTGTTGTTGGAGGATCAAATGCTATCATCGTTAGACATCCAGAATCTGTTAAAACTATTCAAGGTTTAGTTTCTGGAATCATAGGTTAG
- the acsC gene encoding acetyl-CoA decarbonylase/synthase complex subunit gamma translates to MAVKGLDIFKLTPKSNCKECGFPTCMAFSMKAATGAVAIEKCPYISEESKEALSEATAPPMKTIKVGAGDAEATLGGETVLFRHEKTLVHKNLFAVELSDAMSDAEVDAACAKLEKINYDRIGEMMFVEVVGVRFAADQDKFVALVKKVADCGKIPMIITVDAEVAKAAVAVAGAKAIIMGATKDNTEAMVEVAKAADAVLGVTADSIEALHDLVEAIEKLGYKNLILNVGEASIKEAYANAIAIRTSAIKGNDRTFGYPSIVFTNKLAPGNINLQIALASAFVLRYGSIIVLEEMDFNAALPLFGLRQNIFTDPQKPMRVEPKVYEFNKPTGTDPVLVTVDFALSYFVVAGEIERSKVPAYLAIPDAGGYSVLTAWAAGKFGSNVIANFIKENNVADLTTSRKLILPGKVAVLQGDLAELLPEWEVVVGPNEAMQIPKFLRDLQA, encoded by the coding sequence ATGGCAGTAAAAGGTTTAGATATTTTCAAACTCACTCCTAAGTCAAACTGTAAAGAGTGTGGTTTTCCAACATGTATGGCTTTCTCAATGAAGGCAGCTACTGGTGCTGTTGCCATCGAAAAATGTCCATATATTTCAGAAGAATCCAAAGAAGCGTTATCAGAAGCAACCGCTCCGCCAATGAAAACAATCAAAGTTGGTGCTGGCGATGCCGAAGCAACACTTGGTGGCGAAACGGTATTATTCAGACATGAAAAAACATTAGTACATAAAAACTTATTTGCCGTTGAATTATCAGATGCAATGAGCGATGCAGAAGTTGATGCAGCATGTGCTAAATTAGAAAAAATTAACTATGACCGTATTGGCGAAATGATGTTTGTTGAAGTTGTCGGCGTTCGTTTTGCAGCTGATCAAGACAAATTTGTTGCATTGGTTAAAAAAGTAGCTGATTGTGGCAAAATTCCAATGATCATTACGGTTGATGCTGAAGTAGCAAAAGCAGCGGTTGCCGTTGCAGGTGCTAAAGCTATTATTATGGGAGCAACCAAAGATAACACAGAAGCAATGGTTGAAGTAGCTAAAGCTGCTGATGCTGTTCTTGGTGTGACTGCAGATAGCATTGAAGCTTTACATGATCTTGTTGAAGCAATTGAAAAATTAGGTTATAAAAACCTGATCTTAAATGTTGGCGAAGCATCAATTAAAGAAGCATATGCAAATGCAATTGCTATCCGTACTTCAGCTATTAAAGGAAATGACCGTACTTTTGGTTATCCTTCAATTGTTTTCACAAACAAATTAGCTCCAGGAAATATCAATTTACAAATTGCTTTAGCTTCAGCATTTGTTCTTCGTTACGGTTCAATCATCGTACTTGAAGAAATGGACTTCAACGCAGCATTGCCACTGTTTGGTTTAAGACAAAACATCTTTACTGATCCTCAAAAACCAATGCGAGTTGAACCTAAGGTTTATGAATTTAATAAACCAACAGGTACCGATCCAGTACTTGTAACAGTTGACTTCGCGTTGTCTTACTTCGTTGTAGCCGGCGAAATTGAACGATCCAAGGTTCCTGCTTACCTTGCTATCCCTGATGCGGGTGGTTATTCTGTTCTTACTGCCTGGGCTGCTGGTAAATTTGGTTCTAATGTTATTGCTAACTTCATTAAAGAAAATAACGTCGCAGACTTAACAACATCACGTAAGTTAATCTTACCTGGTAAAGTTGCCGTTCTTCAAGGTGATTTAGCTGAATTACTACCTGAATGGGAAGTAGTTGTAGGACCTAACGAAGCAATGCAAATACCTAAGTTCTTAAGAGACCTGCAAGCTTAA